In Pelodictyon luteolum DSM 273, the genomic stretch GTATCGAGCTCGGCGGCCCCCAGGTTGGTCGCGGATGCGGCGGGCGCGGCATCATATCGGGATTCGATCTGCTTGAAAAGCTCGGGCTGTTCAAATGGGACCTCGACATCATCCTCATGGACTTCCTCGGTGATGTCGTCTGCGGCGGCTTTGCCACACCTCTGGCCCGTTCGCTCAGCGAAGAGGTCATCCTGGTCACCAGCAATGACCGACAGTCGATCTTTACGGCAAACAACATCTGCCGTGCAAACAACTATTTCAGGACGATTGGCGGGCGCTCCCGTCTGCTTGGGCTCATCATCAACCGCGACGACCAGAGCGGTATGGCTGAGAAATATGCCGCGGCGGCGGGCATCAACGTGCTCTTGAAAGTGCCCTACAACATGGAGGCGCGCGACCGTGACGACAGTTTCGACTTCGCTATCCGCATACCCGAAATCCGCAGCTCTTTTGAAAAGCTTGCCGACGACATCATCCATGGGCGCATCACCCCGTCAGAAGGTGCCGGACTTGAATTCCATGACTTCGTCAACCTCTTTGGCGAAGTAAGCACGTCTCTTCCCCTTGCGGCAACCGCCGGTGAACTTTTCGGCAGCAGCCTTGAACCCACAGGGAACAATGCGGCTGCAGGCACCGGAGACGAAGCGAGAATGGAGAAGTGCATCGATCAACTTGAAGAAAACCTGCAGGCGGTATGGCGGATGCATGAAGAGGAGGGCAGAGAAACCGATGCCATTGCCGAAGCACTGCACTGCAGCGAACCCGAAGCCGGGGAGCTGCTCAGGAAGGCCCGCAAGGAACTCAAACGGCTCTTTTTCAACACATAGGATGCTCTCTTCGGCAGCCTGAGCGGCTGAAGGACACGAAACAGAAAACCCCTGCACATCACTGAAGGATATGCAGGGGTTCTCCATTTTCTACCGGGGTGGTGGGTTACTCCCCCACTTTGGCGCGCTTGACGGCCTTGGCCCTCATGTCAGCATCGAGAATCTTCTTGCGGATCCTGATGCTCTGGGGGGTCACCTCGAGGAGCTCATCGTCGTTGATGAACTCAAGGGCCTGCTCAAGGGAAAGAATCCTTGGCGGAGTGAGCCGCAGCGATTCGTCAGTACCCGAAGAACGCATGTTCGTCAGCTTCTTGGTCTTGCAGACGTTCATGGTGATATCAAGACCTCGCGTGGATTCACCGACAACCATGCCTGCGTACACCCGGGTGTTCGGAGAGACGAAGAAGGTGCCGCGATCCTCAAGGCTGCTGAGCGCATAGGCGACGCAGACGCCGGTTTCAGCGACGACCAGGGCGCCGGTTTCACGGCCGGGAAGCTTGCCCCTGAACGGCTGGTACTCGTGGAAGACGTGGGCCATGATGCCCTCGCCCTTGGTATCGGTGGTGAACTCAAGGTTGTAGCCGATGAGGCCGCGGGTCGGGATCTCGAACTCGAGACGAACCATGCCGCCGCGCAGCGTGCCCATATGGGTCATTTCCGCCTTCCTGCGACCCATCTTTTCAATGATGACACCGGTGTACTCATCGGGAATGTCGATGGTGACGTGCTCGATCGGCTCAAGCACCGCACCGGACTCGTCCTTGTGCAGGATCACCTGCGGTCGGGCAATAGCCAGCTCATAGCCTTCGCGGCGCATGGTTTCAATGAGTACGGAAAGGTGGAGTTCGCCCCGTCCTGACACGCGGAAGGTATCGGCGCTCTCGGTCTCTTCGACATTGAGGGCGACGTTGGTCATGACCTCCTTCATCAGGCGCTCGCGGATCTTGCGGCTGGTAACCTCTTTGCCCTCCTGGCCTGCAAACGGCGAATCATTCACCGAGAAGAGCATGGAAAGGGTCGGCTTGCTGATCACGAACGACTCGAGCACTTCCGGGGAATCGGGAGCGGTCAGGGTAAGGCCGACGGATGCATCGGAAATACCGGCAATGGCGACGATGTCGCCCGACGATGCCTCCTTGACCTCCACGCGCTGCATCCTGTCGAACTGGAACAGCTTAGTCACCGTCCCTCTGCCGACGATGCCCTCGGGCTCGACGACGACCAGCTGGCTGCCGGGAGAGACCTTGCCGCGGTAAATGCGGCCGATGGCGATTTTACCGATATAGTCATTGTAATCAAGGCTGGTGACAAGCATCTGGAACCCGCCCTCGTCGTTGTCCGCCGGCGCAGGAATCTCCTTGATGATAATGTCGAGCAAGAGATCCATGTTGCCATCGGGGTCATCCATGCTGTACTTGGCGATGCCGTTTTTGGCGGAGGTGAACAGGTAGGGAAAATCGAGCTGATCCTCATCGGCTCCGAGAGCGATGAAAAGGTCGAGCACCTGGTCGTGGACCTTGACCGGGTCAGACTGCGGGCGGTCAATCTTGTTGATGACGACGATAGGCTTCAGCTTCAGCTCAAGCGCCTTGCGCAGCACGAACTTGGTCTGCGGCATGGGGCCCTCGAAGGCATCGACAAGCAGAAGGACTCCGTCGACCATCTTCAGGATGCGCTCAACCTCGCCGCCGAAATCGGCGTGGCCGGGGGTATCGACGATATTGATCTTATGGTCTTTGTAAATAGCGGAGGCGTTCTTCGAAAAGATGGTGATACCGCGCTCACGCTCCTGGGGGTTCGAATCCATCACACGGACATCGACCTGCTGGTTATCCCTGAAAACGCCGGTTTTCTGGAATATGGAATCGACCAGGGTGGTTTTGCCGTGGTCAACATGGGCGATGATGGCAATATTGCGGATATTCTTTTTCCTGTTCATCTTTTTATCCTTGTAAATAAGTATATTTATGTTCCGTGACGGGCGGAATATACATCTTTTTCTTTGCTTTCCGAACACACTTGAAGGCCGCACGGATTCCCCCTGCAATTTTGGCCGATCCACTTAACGACCGGGCTCTACCGCATAGCGCACGATGAATAATATAATCCTCGACAACACCCCGCTTTTCATCCTGACGCAGGTCGTCTCGATGCTCTATATCGTCACCACCATCCTCTACGGCGCCCACTTTTTCAAAGATTCGCAGTCCGCAAAGAAATACAAACAGCCGGCCCTGGTGCTCACCGTGCTCACGCACCTCGTCTACCTCGGCCTGTTGACCTCGATAGCCGGATACCGGATCGGCTACTCTACATTCAACATCATGACCATGGTGGCCCTCACCCTGACCACCACCTATTTCTTCATAGAATTCACCACAAAAAGCGACAAAACCGGCTTTTTCGTCATCGCCTTCGCAACAGGTGCAGAGTTGATCTCATCCATCATGACTGCCCAGACGTCATCCACAAGCCCCAGTTTCACAGGCATCGGTATGGGAGTCCACCTCATCGCAGCCATTTTCGGATTCAGCGCCATCGCCATCGCAGGGCTCTACAGCTTCCTTTACCTGCTGCTCTTCCGCCAGATCCAGCGAAACCGTTTTGAGCTGCTGTTCCAGCGCCTTCCGAACCTCGAGGTGCTCGAACGCCTCATCATGCACGCGGTCGCATTCGGGTTCATTTTCCTCTCCGTCACACTGTTTGCAGGCATGGTGGAGCAGAACGCTACGGGCGGTGTCATCAACATTTCAGACCCGAAACTCGTCACGCTCGGCCTCATATGGCTCATCTACGGCACCAGCATATTCATCCGCCCGCTGCTCGGATGGGATATCAAGCATATGGCATACCTCCTCATTTTCCTCTTCGTTTTCATCACGCTGCTCATCACGCTGATGGCCGTATTTTCACCGACCTTCCACAGCATCTCCTTATAAAATGCCCCTATATTTGAAAATATGGGGCTGTTGCGATATATTTAAGACTCAGCAATATGCCGGCACCGGAGGATTACCTACCCTCCTGCAAGCATAACCGGTTCACTTAAACAGCCCTGCTATGAACATCATTTCAGTTGGTGTCAATCATAAAACTGCACCTATTGAAATCCGGGAAAGAATCTCTCTTTCAGAAGTTCAGAACAAGGAGTTCATCACCGGCCTCATTTCCGGAGGGCTGGCACACGAAGCGATGGTGCTCTCGACCTGCAACCGCACTGAGCTCTATGTCGTACCCGCCATGCACGAAGTCACCGGCGAGTATCTCAAGGACTATATCATCTCGTTCCGTGACGCCCGCAAGGATGTCCGCCCCGAACACTTTTTCAGCCGCTTCTACTGCGGTACCGCACGCCATCTTTTTGAAGTCTCCAGCGCAATTGATTCCCTGATCCTCGGAGAGGGACAGATCCTCGGCCAGGTCAAAGAGGCCTACCGGATCGCTGCCGAAGTACAGGCGGCCGGCATCCTCATCACCCGCCTCTGCCATACGGCATTCAGCGTCGCCAAGAAGGTCAAGACAAAGACCAAGATCATGGAGGGCGCCGTTTCAGTCAGCTACGCCGCCGTCGAACTGGCACAGAAGATCTTCTCGAACCTCTCCATGAAGAAGATCCTCCTTGTCGGCGCAGGTGAAACCGGCGAACTGGCGGCCAAGCATATGTTCGCAAAGAACGCGCGCAACATCGTCATCACCAACCGGACCCAGTCGAAAGCCGAAGCACTTGCAGAAGAACTCGGAACCAACCGGGTCCTTCCGTTTGAAAGCTACAAGGAGCATCTGCACGAGTTCGACATCATCATCACCGCAGTCAGCACCAAAGACTACATCATCACCGAGGCCGACATGCACGGGGCCATGCAGAAGCGCCGCCTGAAGCCGGTCATCATCCTCGACCTCGGCCTGCCTCGCAACGCCGACCCGGAAATAGGCAAGCTCCAGAACATGTTCCTGAAGGACATCGACGCACTCAAGCACATCATCGACAAGAACCTTGAGCGCCGCAGCCTTGAGCTCCCGAAAGTCCACTCCATCATCGACGAGGAACTTGTCGCATTCGGCCAGTGGATCAACACCCTGAAGGTACGGCCGACCATCGTCGACCTCCAGTCGAAGTTCATTGAAATCAAGGAGAAGGAACTTGAGCGCTACCGCTACAAAGTCTCCGAAGAAGAGCTCCGCAGAATGGAGCACCTGACCGACAGGATCATGAAAAAGATCCTGCACCACCCCATCAAAATGCTCAAGGCGCCCATCAGCACCTCTGACAACATGCCGAGCCGGGTTGATCTGGTCCGCAACGTTTTTGATCTTGAAGAGCCCAACCAGTCCCACTAATTAACAAATCCGTAACCGCCTTGAAAAAACAGCTTATCATCGGCACCAGGTCCAGCCCCCTCGCTCTCTGGCAGGCAGAGTTCACCAAAGCGGAACTCTCCAGGCACTTTCCTGATCTTGAAATCACACTGAAACTGGTCAAGACCACGGGCGACGTGCTTCTCGACTCTCCCCTGTCAAAGATCGGCGACATGGGACTGTTCACGAAAGACATCGAAAAGTTCCTGATTGCCAAGGAGATCGACCTTGCCGTCCACAGCCTCAAGGATGTTCCGACCGCAACCCCTGAAGGGCTGATCATCAGCGCCTTCACCGAACGCGAAGACACCCGCGACGTCATCATATCCAAAACGGGCGCCAAACTGCTCGACCTGCCGAAAAACGCCAAGGTAGCGACCAGCAGCCTTCGTCGCATGTCACAGCTCAAAAGCCTCCGCCCCGACTTCGAGATCTGCGACATCCGCGGCAACCTCAACACCCGTTTCAAGAAGTTCGACGAAGGCGAATTCGATGCAATGATGCTTGCCTATGCCGGCGTCTACCGCCTGAACTTCAGCGACCGCATCTCCGAGATCCTGCCGCATGAAATCATGCTGCCTGCCGTCGGTCAGGGTGCGCTCGGCATAGAGACCCGTGTCGACGACGAACAGACCCGCGAGATCGTCAAGGTCATGAACCACAGCACCACCGAGTACTGCTGCAAAGCAGAGCGCGCGCTGCTCCGCCACCTCCAGGGAGGATGCCAGATCCCGATCGGCGCCTACGCGTCGTTCAAGAACGGCACCCTGCACCTTCTGGCGTTCGTAGGCTCCACCGACGGCACCATCGGCATCCGGGACGAAATCACCAAAACAGGACTCA encodes the following:
- the typA gene encoding translational GTPase TypA, whose product is MNRKKNIRNIAIIAHVDHGKTTLVDSIFQKTGVFRDNQQVDVRVMDSNPQERERGITIFSKNASAIYKDHKINIVDTPGHADFGGEVERILKMVDGVLLLVDAFEGPMPQTKFVLRKALELKLKPIVVINKIDRPQSDPVKVHDQVLDLFIALGADEDQLDFPYLFTSAKNGIAKYSMDDPDGNMDLLLDIIIKEIPAPADNDEGGFQMLVTSLDYNDYIGKIAIGRIYRGKVSPGSQLVVVEPEGIVGRGTVTKLFQFDRMQRVEVKEASSGDIVAIAGISDASVGLTLTAPDSPEVLESFVISKPTLSMLFSVNDSPFAGQEGKEVTSRKIRERLMKEVMTNVALNVEETESADTFRVSGRGELHLSVLIETMRREGYELAIARPQVILHKDESGAVLEPIEHVTIDIPDEYTGVIIEKMGRRKAEMTHMGTLRGGMVRLEFEIPTRGLIGYNLEFTTDTKGEGIMAHVFHEYQPFRGKLPGRETGALVVAETGVCVAYALSSLEDRGTFFVSPNTRVYAGMVVGESTRGLDITMNVCKTKKLTNMRSSGTDESLRLTPPRILSLEQALEFINDDELLEVTPQSIRIRKKILDADMRAKAVKRAKVGE
- a CDS encoding chlorophyllide a reductase iron protein subunit X, yielding MAARTLAIYGKGGIGKSFTTTNLAATFSLMGKRVLQLGCDPKHDSTTSLFGGISLPTVTEVFTEKNARNEELEISDIVFRRDIPDFPQPIYGIELGGPQVGRGCGGRGIISGFDLLEKLGLFKWDLDIILMDFLGDVVCGGFATPLARSLSEEVILVTSNDRQSIFTANNICRANNYFRTIGGRSRLLGLIINRDDQSGMAEKYAAAAGINVLLKVPYNMEARDRDDSFDFAIRIPEIRSSFEKLADDIIHGRITPSEGAGLEFHDFVNLFGEVSTSLPLAATAGELFGSSLEPTGNNAAAGTGDEARMEKCIDQLEENLQAVWRMHEEEGRETDAIAEALHCSEPEAGELLRKARKELKRLFFNT
- a CDS encoding cytochrome C assembly family protein, translated to MNNIILDNTPLFILTQVVSMLYIVTTILYGAHFFKDSQSAKKYKQPALVLTVLTHLVYLGLLTSIAGYRIGYSTFNIMTMVALTLTTTYFFIEFTTKSDKTGFFVIAFATGAELISSIMTAQTSSTSPSFTGIGMGVHLIAAIFGFSAIAIAGLYSFLYLLLFRQIQRNRFELLFQRLPNLEVLERLIMHAVAFGFIFLSVTLFAGMVEQNATGGVINISDPKLVTLGLIWLIYGTSIFIRPLLGWDIKHMAYLLIFLFVFITLLITLMAVFSPTFHSISL
- the hemC gene encoding hydroxymethylbilane synthase — encoded protein: MKKQLIIGTRSSPLALWQAEFTKAELSRHFPDLEITLKLVKTTGDVLLDSPLSKIGDMGLFTKDIEKFLIAKEIDLAVHSLKDVPTATPEGLIISAFTEREDTRDVIISKTGAKLLDLPKNAKVATSSLRRMSQLKSLRPDFEICDIRGNLNTRFKKFDEGEFDAMMLAYAGVYRLNFSDRISEILPHEIMLPAVGQGALGIETRVDDEQTREIVKVMNHSTTEYCCKAERALLRHLQGGCQIPIGAYASFKNGTLHLLAFVGSTDGTIGIRDEITKTGLTSPSQAEEAGIELAKELLKQGAEKILSEIRKSC
- the hemA gene encoding glutamyl-tRNA reductase; amino-acid sequence: MNIISVGVNHKTAPIEIRERISLSEVQNKEFITGLISGGLAHEAMVLSTCNRTELYVVPAMHEVTGEYLKDYIISFRDARKDVRPEHFFSRFYCGTARHLFEVSSAIDSLILGEGQILGQVKEAYRIAAEVQAAGILITRLCHTAFSVAKKVKTKTKIMEGAVSVSYAAVELAQKIFSNLSMKKILLVGAGETGELAAKHMFAKNARNIVITNRTQSKAEALAEELGTNRVLPFESYKEHLHEFDIIITAVSTKDYIITEADMHGAMQKRRLKPVIILDLGLPRNADPEIGKLQNMFLKDIDALKHIIDKNLERRSLELPKVHSIIDEELVAFGQWINTLKVRPTIVDLQSKFIEIKEKELERYRYKVSEEELRRMEHLTDRIMKKILHHPIKMLKAPISTSDNMPSRVDLVRNVFDLEEPNQSH